Below is a genomic region from Actinomycetota bacterium.
ACGTCCTGAGCTTCTTCTCCTCGCACGGCGTGCTCCCCGAGCATCCTCCCGTGGGCGTCAGGTGGGGGTTGCTCGCGCTCTTCGGATCCGACATCGCCGTCGTCTGCGTGATCGGATCGCTGTTGGTTTCCTCCGTCTGCCTCACCCTGGGCTATCGCACGCGGATCGCCGCCGCGATCGCGTGGATCGCGTTGATGTCGCTGACGCGTCGCGACCCCTTCGTCTTCAACTCCGGCGACGCACTCCTTCGGAACATCGCGCTGTTCATCGCGCTTGCGCCTGCCGGTGAGGCGCTCTCGCTCGATCGCCGGCGAGCCGCTCGCGCCTCGTTCTGGACCTTCCCCAAGCGTGCGCCGTGGGCGCTCCGTCTCGTACAGATCCAGATCAGCATGGTGTACCTCTTCACCGTTTGGGCGAAGGCGCGCGGCGAGCGCTGGTTCGGGGGCACTGCCGTGTCCGAGTCGCTGCGGGTCGATGACCTCGTCCGACTTCCCCTGCCCGACGCGCTCACCGATTCGGTCTTGCTCGCGAACGTCCTGACGTTCGGGACCCTCGCCGTCGAGCTCGCTCTCGCCTTGTTCATCTGGAACCGGCGCTGGCGCCCGTACCTGATCGTCGCCGGGATCGCCCTCCATCTCTTCATCGAGATCACATTCGCGCTCGGGTTCTTCTCGATGGTGATGATCGCCTCGTACATCGCGTTCGTGCCGGAGGACGCGATGGAGGTCTTCCTCGGACGCGTACGCGCACGGATGCGAGCATCCCGCTTCGGCGTGTTCCGCCGGATCGCCGAAACCGGTGACTCCGGCTCGGCGACGAAGACGCCGGCATCGGTCTCCGGATGAGGGCTCCCCCACCCAGATACAGTTAAAGGCGTGTCGAGCGAAACGACGCTCCTGTACGACGCCGATTGCGGCTTCTGCCGCTGGACGAGCGATCGGGTC
It encodes:
- a CDS encoding HTTM domain-containing protein, whose protein sequence is MKRPEPFWDRFWFAPTSVATLAVLRIAFGLIMFAWAVAVAPDVLSFFSSHGVLPEHPPVGVRWGLLALFGSDIAVVCVIGSLLVSSVCLTLGYRTRIAAAIAWIALMSLTRRDPFVFNSGDALLRNIALFIALAPAGEALSLDRRRAARASFWTFPKRAPWALRLVQIQISMVYLFTVWAKARGERWFGGTAVSESLRVDDLVRLPLPDALTDSVLLANVLTFGTLAVELALALFIWNRRWRPYLIVAGIALHLFIEITFALGFFSMVMIASYIAFVPEDAMEVFLGRVRARMRASRFGVFRRIAETGDSGSATKTPASVSG